Proteins from a genomic interval of Prionailurus viverrinus isolate Anna chromosome F2, UM_Priviv_1.0, whole genome shotgun sequence:
- the RPL7 gene encoding 60S ribosomal protein L7 translates to MEGAEEKKKKVPAVPETLKKKRRNFAELKIKRLRKKFAQKMLRKARRKLIYEKAKHYHKEYRQMYRTEIRMARMARKAGNFYVPAEPKLAFVIRIRGINGVSPKVRKVLQLLRLRQIFNGTFVKLNKASVNMLRIVEPYIAWGYPNLKSVNELIYKRGYGKINKKRIALTDNTLIARSLGKYGIICMEDLIHEIYTVGKRFKEANNFLWPFKLSSPRGGMKKKTTHFVEGGDAGNREDQINRLIRRMN, encoded by the exons ATGGAGGGTGCAGA agagaagaaaaagaaggttcCTGCTGTGCCAGAAACTCTCAAGAAAAAGCGAAGGAATTTCGCAGAGTTGAAGATCAAGCGTCTGAGAAAGAAATTTGCCCAAAAAATG CTTCGAAAGGCAAGGAGGAAGCTTATTTATGAAAAAGCTAAGCATTACCACAAGGAATACAGGCAGATGTACAGAACTGAGATTCGAATGGCTAGAATGGCAAGAAAAGCTGGCAACTTCTACGTACCTGCTGAACCCAAATTGGCATTTGTCATCAGGATCCGAGG TATCAATGGTGTGAGCCCAAAGGTTCGAAAGGTGTTGCAGCTTCTTCGCCTTCGCCAGATCTTCAATGGCACCTTTGTTAAGCTCAACAAGGCTTCAGTTAACATGCTAAGGATTGTGGAACCATATATTGCATGGGG GTACCCAAACCTGAAGTCAGTGAATGAATTGATCTACAAGCGTGGTTATGGCAAAATCAACAAGAAGCGAATTGCCCTGACAGATAACACATTGATCGCTCGATCTCTTG GTAAATACGGCATCATCTGCATGGAGGATCTGATTCATGAGATCTACACTGTTGGAAAACGTTTCAAAGAAGCAAACAACTTTTTATGGCCCTTCAAGTTATCTTCTCCACGAGGGGGAATGAAGAAGAAGACCACCCATTTTGTAGAAGGTGGAGATGCTGGCAACAGGGAAGACCAGATCAATAGGCTTATTAGAAGAATGAACTAA
- the RDH10 gene encoding retinol dehydrogenase 10 produces the protein MNIVVEFFVVTFKVLWAFVLAAARWLVRPKEKSVAGQVCLITGAGSGLGRLFALEFARRRALLVLWDINTQSNEETAGMVRHIYRDLEAADAAALQAGNGEEEILPHCNLQVFTYTCDVGKRENVYLTAERVRKEVGEVSVLVNNAGVVSGHHLLECPDELIERTMMVNCHAHFWTTKAFLPTMLEINHGHIVTVASSLGLFSTAGVEDYCASKFGVVGFHESLSHELKAAEKDGIKTTLVCPYLVDTGMFRGCRIRKEIEPFLPPLKPDYCVKQAMKAILTDQPMICTPRLMYIVTFMKSILPFEAVVCMYRFLGADKCMYPFIAQRKQATNNNEAKNGI, from the exons ATGAACATCGTGGTGGAGTTCTTCGTGGTCACTTTCAAAGTGCTCTGGGCGTTCGTGCTGGCCGCGGCGCGCTGGCTGGTGCGGCCCAAGGAGAAGAGCGTGGCCGGCCAGGTGTGCCTCATCACGGGCGCCGGCAGCGGCCTGGGCCGCCTCTTCGCGCTCGAGTTCGCCCGGCGCCGGGCGCTGCTGGTGCTCTGGGACATCAATACTCAGAGCAACGAGGAGACGGCGGGCATGGTGCGCCACATCTACCGAGACCTGGAGGCGGCCGACGCCGCGGCGCTGCAAG CTGgaaatggtgaggaagaaatTCTGCCCCACTGTAACTTGCAGGTTTTTACCTATACCTGTGATGTGGGAAAAAGGGAGAATGTCTACCTGACTGCAGAAAGGGTCCGCAAGGAGGTTGGCGAGGTCTCAGTCCTGGTCAATAATGCCGGCGTGGTCTCTGGGCATCACCTTCTGGAATGTCCTGATGAGCTCATTGAGAGAACCATGATGGTCAATTGCCATGCACACTTCTGG acCACTAAGGCTTTTCTTCCTACAATGCTGGAGATTAATCATGGTCATATTGTGACAGTTGCAAGTTCCCTGGGATTGTTCAGTACTGCTGGAGTTGAG GATTATTGTGCCAGTAAATTTGGAGTGGTGGGTTTTCATGAATCCCTGAGCCATGAGTTAAAGGCTGCTGAAAAGGATGGAATTAAAACAACGTTGGTTTGCCCTTACCTTGTAGACACGGGCATGTTCAGAGGCTGCCGAATCAG gaaagaaattgaGCCTTTTCTGCCCCCTCTGAAGCCGGATTACTGTGTGAAGCAGGCCATGAAGGCCATCCTCACCGACCAGCCCATGATCTGCACCCCCCGCCTCATGTACATCGTGACGTTCATGAAGAG CATCCTCCCTTTTGAAGCAGTCGTGTGCATGTATCGGTTCCTAGGAGCAGACAAGTGTATGTACCCATTTATCGCTCAAAGAAAACAAGCCACaaacaataatgaagcaaaaaatgGAATCTGA